Within Sander lucioperca isolate FBNREF2018 chromosome 22, SLUC_FBN_1.2, whole genome shotgun sequence, the genomic segment GTGGACTCCGCTTCAGTGGTTACATCAGCGACCTTTGCCCCTCGCCTGGCTCTCTTGACGGGCTGAGCTTCAACAACTTTGCCTGAGAGATCCTCTTCAGTTTCGTTAGCATCCTTTGACACATTTTTGCTTTCAGTGTCGACTTGGActgcaagttttggtttcctaCCTCGAACTGCTTTTACAGGTGTTACTTTTGAAATGTCAAAGACTTCCAAATCTGCTTTCCACCTCACCGatcttttggacattttggtgTCTTCCATAACAGCATTGCTTGAATCTTCAGCAGGATTAGGCTGCTCTCCGGTCACTGTGGCATCATCTGCTGTGGGCTTTGCTGCTGCCCGTCTCCCTCTTTTGGCCGGCTCTACTGAAGTTGGCGCAGGCTCTGTGGATTCTGCACTGGACTCATCAAGGGGAGGAGCAGCACCTCGACGGGCTCTCTTGGCTGGAATGGCTTGTGAAACCTCATTTTTTACAGAAGTTTTCACCCCCCTTGCCCTGCTTGGTTTAATGACTGGAGTGTCTGGCTCAGCAATAGTCTTCTCTTCAGCCTCCAGCTCGCGGTCAGGTTTTTCCTCTGATACTACAGCGGTGACTCCAACCTCTTCAGTGACTTGTTTTCCTCTCCTACCCCTTTTGAGTTTGTCTGTGGAGTTGACGGCAGGGACCTCTTGGACCTCGGTGGACTCCGCAGGGGTTTCGAGCTCAGGGTCTTGTTTTGCTTTCCGCCCTCCTCTCCTGGGTTTTGCAGCCACTGTAGCCTGTTCGTCCATCGGCACTGGTTCAGCAACAAGTGGAGCTTCAGCCTTCTCTGGAATAACCATTTCAATGGCTTGGACTTCTCTCGGTTCTACGTCTTGCTCTGCCTTCCTGGTTCTCCGGAGTTTTTTAGCTGGCTCCTGGGATGTAGCAGTCTCAACGGAAGTGGACTctagcttttcttcttcctgtttagCATTTCTTCCCCTCTTAGCCCTGACTGGAGGCTGAGACTGCTGCTTGGTCTCCACGGCAACAACTGTGTCTTCCATCACCTCATTCCGTTCAACAGCATCAGGCtttgtctgtctccctctcctggATTTTCCAAGAGTAGGAATGGACTTTGGAGGTTGTGCATCTGCTGTAAGAGGCTCATTAATCACAACTTCATTTGTCTCTGGCTGAGGGGGATCAACAGGAGTTGGTTTAGTTTTTCTCCCTCTAACGGGCTTCAGGACAGCTTCCTCTGCAGGGGGGGCAGAATCATTTTCTTTCATTGGAGTCTGGTCACTCACAGCTTCAGTGGGAATCTCAGTCACCAGTGTTGTTTCCACAGCTTTCTCTGGTCCCATCTCAGGTTGATCATCAGAAGCCGTTTTGGCATTCCTTCCTCTTCTAGGCTTAAGGGCAACTTTGGGAGGCAGGGACGCACTTTTCTCCATTGTGAGCTCAACATCCTTGTCTTCTTGAGGCTTTGCATTTCTGCCTCTTGTTGTTTGTTTCACAGCAGGTGGTGCTGCAGCTTCAGTTTTcttccctcttcttcctctgacTGGAGCAAGGACGACAGGATCTTCAGACTGTTCGGCTGCCTCTCGTTTGTCCTCCGCTGTTTTTGCCCTTCGGCCTCGAACTGATTTCTTCTCATGCTCAGCTTCGGTGGCAGTTGTGTCTAATTCGGTGACTTTGCCAGTAGCAGTCTCCACTGTGGGTTGTTCTTGATTTTCATCACTTCCACTCAGCACCAGCTCCAGCTGGTCACTGCAGACCTCATTTGCATCTGCTTAGGAGAAAACAAAATAGAAACGTTAGCTTTTCATTTGAAGTTGTTGAACTACTAAATAACTGATCAGTTAAACTCCATACATGTAACTAATAAAAAAGATCTATTACAAGGGCCATTCATCAATGTTGTAAAAACACTGAGTTGCTTAAAGCACAGAGCAAGCAGTCAGCACTTGTTTGTTTAGAGCTAACTCAAAAGGTCTTGCTTTGGTTAATGGGGCATGCACAATGTTCAACTCCCCCAGGAATGGAAAACACATGTATCAAATTCCCTACATTTTACAAGTGATGCATGGGGTCAGAGGTAGCTTTATGTGATGCTGTTTAAACCAACAACATGACAGCAGTAACACAAACAAGGAAGATGACATACCATTAGCCTTGTCAGCTTGGGGAACACCGTCACTGTGAGTACTAGGCACATCTTCCTGCTCTGGCACTGGTGGATCAGGCTGTTTAGTTTTTCTCCCTCGCTTGGGCTTCAACACCGCCTTCTCCAGGGGTGCTGCACTGTCATGTGCTGCTTGGTCAACATCAACAGGTGGATTCTGTTCAATTTCAGGGGCAACCTCTTGGACCATCTCAGGTTGATCATCAGAAGCCGTTTTGGCATTCCTTCCTCTTCTAGGCTTAAGGGCAACTTTTGGAGGCAGGGACGCACTTTTCTCCATTGTGAGCTCAACATCCCTGTCTTCTTGAGGCTTTGCATTTCTGCCTCTTGTTTGTTTCACAGCAGGTGGTGCTGCAGCTTCAGTTTTcttccctcttcttcctctgacTGGAGCAAGGACGACAGGATCTTCAGACTGTTCGGCTGCCTGTCGTTTGTCCTCCGCTGTTTTTGCCCTTCTGCCTCGAATTGATTTCTTCTCATGCTCAGCTTCGGTGGCAGTTGTGTCCATTTCTGTGACTTTGCCAGTAGCAGTCTCCACTGTGGGTTGTTCTTCAGGTAAAATCTCATCTACCGTGTCCACTGTGGGTTGTTCTCCAGATATTTTCTCATCTGCTGCATCTACTGTGGGTTGTTCTTCAGGTAAAATCTCATCTACCGTGTCCACTGTGGGTTGTTCTCCAGATATTTTCTCATCTGCTGCATCTACTGTGGGTTGTTCTACAGGTAAAATCTCATCTGCTGCGTCTATTGTGGGTTGTTCTTCAGGTAAAATCTCATCTACTGTGTCCACTGTGGGTTGTTCTCCAGATATTTTCTCATCTGCTGCGTCTACTGTGGGTTGTTCTACAGGTAAAATCTCATCTACTGCGTCCACTGTGGGTTGTTCTTCAGGTAGAATCTCATCTACTGCGTCCACTGTGGGTTGTTCTCCAGATATTTTCTCATCTGCTGCATCTACTGTGGGTTGTTCTTCAGGTAAAATCTCATCTACCGCGTCCACTGTGGGTTGCTCTTCAGATATATTCTCATCTACAGCTGCTTGAGAGATCGTTTCCACGGCATCTGATGATTCATTATCATTGTGTCCACTTGGCACCTCCTCCATGTGGTCATCAACGACAACTTCATTTGCATCTGCTTCTAAAAAACAAAGCAATATATAGATACACACAATGGAAAAATACAAGAGAAATATTTGCACCAGGTTTCATGCTTTGACAATAGGATTCCATAGCAAGTACGTTTTGTGCAATGGTTCAGTCAGACAGTGTCCTCAGTGACATTCACGTTGAAGGAGGAGCAAGCAGCAAACGGATTCATATGCCATTTGAAAAGCTACGTGATCAGACGAAGGTGTAAATATTCAATGAAAATCAAACGTATTGTGCCTTTCTGATGCTTGGCCGTTTTTCAATGTCTACATGGAAATATTTTTTTGGTAGACCGTGTAAATTCAGCTTCTGATCATATAGCTTTAGAACCTGGTCGCTACTTGCTTCTCCTACAACATGTCAATGTAATTGAGGACACTCATCCCCTTAATGGGACACATTTGTGTCTTATCCACATTTAATGTGTATTAAGCCGTTTTGTCCCTCAATTCCCTGAAGAAGACTCATCATGGCAaaacttttgtaaaaaaaaaaattttttttgcaTCATGGCTTCTGTACTTTTGTCACAATGCGCCCCTTTTCCAACACTGGCGTGCGTTCCTCTCTCTCATttattatacatattatatataacattttcaaatttaACAACAAACTAACCTTTTGCTACATCTTCATCACAATCTGGAGCCGTTTGATCCTCAacctgttaaaaaaataaataatcaaacaCAATTTAGAGAATGAGCACTCACTTTGAAATAAAGCAAGTAAGCAGCACAGACGTCTCGTAGTGAAATTAGTCAAATGTCATATTGTCAAAGTGTGGCTACACAGGTTCTGATATCTACAAACTTAAAATAAGCCTAAATGTTTATACTAGTGTTATATGATCAATGAAATGCTGAACTGCAAATACAGCTTGTTCAACTCAGTACCTGACACTCAAGTTTAAGCTCTTAACCAAAATCTCTTTTTCATATTCAAATCAAATAACTATGTCATGTGAAATAGTTGCTAATATTTACAATCCCTTTTATTTTGCATTGTTCTGGTTATTACCTCATTTGTCTCCAGTTGTCCTGTGGGTTCAGCCAGTGGCTCCTCCATGAGCTCCTGAAGTCCCCCAAAGTCTTCCTCTGGGGCACTATGGCTCTGCCTCGGTGTTTTCACAAGCCTCTTGATACCAGAGTTCTCCTCAACAGGTTTGGCCTTTTCTCTGGGAGGTACCAATGAGGAGCTTTTTACGTTTGGGGTTTTCATGTCTGTCATTTCAGATAGGTCTTCAGATTCTTGCATGTGTGCTGGCGTCTCCACAGTCTGCTCAACACCGTCCAAACTCGCATCACCAGCCTCTAGAGCTTTGGGAGTTTGCAGAAGTTTTCCATGAACATCTTCAAGAGGTTCAGCCTCCTGTTGTGGGGTCTTACAAATACTCTTAACACCGCTGAGGCACTGTTGTTGTTCAGGCTTCTGTTTGGGAGTTGTCAGAAGCTCCACTCTGATGTCCTCTACAGGCTCGGTCTCCTGTCTCGGAGTCGTCATCATCCTCTTGACTCCGGTGAGACACTCTTGTTGTTCGGGTTTCTGCTTAGGAGTCTTCAAAATCTTCCCCCTGATGTCCTCAACAGGCTCGGCTTTCTGTCTTGGCGTCTTCATGATCCTCTTGACTCCGGTGAGACACTCTGGCACGTCTGGCTTCTGTTTGGGAGTTGTTACAGAGGTCGTCTTCAAATCTGCGCACTGCTGTTCGCTAAAATCGTCGGAGTGAATCTCAAAGGCAGGGGTGTCACTGACGATGCTAGATTCTTGGTCATCATTAAGGAGGCGTTGGACTGCTTCAGTGTTGTATCTACTGTCTTTTACGGTAGACGAAACACTCAGTGGAGACACCATCATTTCACCTGTGAAAATAAGTCACATTTAATTACATAACAGGTCCAGAAAAACCTCAGTCTTAGTGATTACGCAGACTGCAAATGTCATGCTTTGGTTGTTTGCTAACAAACAATACCACCACACACACTTTACCTGGCTCCTCCGGTGTGTTCAACACCGATGGTTCTACCATGGATGTGGCTAGACCTCCCACTGGTGTCTTTGTGGCATCGTTCTCACCAATTACTGATCTCCTCTTCCTTTCATTTGCAGGGGTTTTTAACATTTCTGAAATTcctgaaaaaacaacacacaataTAAGCAGGTAAAATATTGAAGTCCAAATTGCATTCCCAAGAACAAGTGTTCCCATTTGTTAAGATAGAAAAGAGGTAATTACCACTCAGGTCCTCATCCATTTTCATGTTCTTTTTCAGGAGTGAAATATTGGTGACCAGTCTTGGCGCAGCACCAGTTGGATGTAAAGCCTTTTGCTTGTGAGCTCTGCCCACAACAATGGTAACAGGTGAGTCTGCATGTCCAGTGCTGACATGGTCTTTGAGTTTTCTTGCAGGGGTCTGAAAGATTGAGAAAAACAGTGACtggagtgttgtttttttttttttttttttttttttaaaaaggtaatGCTAACATCACAAATGTGTAAATTTGAGGTGCAATAAGATTGGGTctattgcagtgtgtgtgtgtgtgtgtatatatatatatatatatatatatatatatatatatatatatatatttttttttttttttaagcccttTGATTATAATAATAGGTCCAACAAGGTAAGGTCGttgcaagataaaaaaaatctgttacaaTGACGTAAATGTACCCTGTGATCGTTATAGTATCTTACTTTACCTGTGGTTTGGACACAGTCttctttgttgcctttttggTGACCATTTTTTTAGCCGGAATAGCAACTTGAGGCTTAGCTGGCCCAAATCTCACAATGTCTGCCCAGGAATTTTTGACTgaagtgaaacaaaaaaaataattaaaaacaagcGAGGGCCCCAAGCAAACTCCTGAGCATCAAAAACAGAACTTATTCTATGGTAACCAAATGTTAATGTCATTATTGAGGAGTGTGCACGTGTGAaaatctttaaagtgctcatattatgccaatttccaggttcataattgtatttagaagttgtaccagaatatatttatgtggtttaattttcagaaaacatttgtcatactgcacattgcagctcctcttttcaccctgtgtgttgagctctctgttttagctacagagtgagacatcacacttctgtaccatctttgttgggagtcacacatgcgcagtacctagttAAGGACTAGtagctagtcagaagcagagtatgaggctGCTCgattctgaaaaaaaatcataatcacatcATTTTGGTCAACATTGAAATCCTGATTACACATtgcatgttgcatttattgaacttgaaaaaagtgaaacagatcaacagtgaaaacccctagaactgtgaaatttcccttaatacttttgccgtttgaactttttttttttttttttttttttaaattcagaacacaagataaaataagagtttagctcaaaacttaatgtgcaaaataatcattTCTCAATTACTGTTTTTGGGATCGTTAGGAGCTGAAATCGTAACTGTGATTAaaatttcgattaattgcacagccctagtagggcgtgctacgctagcagctaggcgagcattataacgtgttacaaagtgacgcacgttcgtctctgaagtaaaggctggactacaacagagcagtttggagcagtttgtgaacagtgttttctgttggagatggtaagtccctttggggtggactttgggctttttcactttgtaaacctataatgtgcacaaaaaagatatataacacaataaaggaaagggaaaaagccaaaaagcataatatgagcactttaacataaTAGTTCAATGGCTTTCAGCTTTGCTCTTTCACTTGATTAACTCCAAACAAAGACCAGATTTCAACATAAGAGATATACAATACATTTCAGGGTCTAACGTACCTTTCAGAGATGCCCGTGAAATGCCACTTCTTCTGCGCATTACTTTTACAGCACTCTTTGCTGTACTTGGAGTCTCCCGGGACATGCTCTTCCTCCTCAGGGGTACTTTAGGAGTTACAGTGACTAAAGGCACCTGATCAGTTACGGCATCTTCTGCAACTGGAGATGGTGTGCTGATGTGTGACACAGAGAAGCGCCCCTGTATTAAGGGGGTCTGGACTCCTGGTGTTACACCAACAGTGGGAGACCTTCCTCTTGCAGGAGATGGACTCTTGGATTTTGGTGACTTCTTTGCAGGAGGCGCAGCTTTGGGAGAGGGGGTCATGGCTTTTGGTGACTTCTTTGATGACTTAGGTGACGGAGTCCTCATTTTTGCAGGACTTCGCACATTAGGGCTATCTGGATGCTCTTCTTCAAACTCCTACGGAAAAGATCATCCATTTTAAATATGAGGGACAATAATTATTAATGATAGGTCACACTACTTCAGTCCTCATCCTCCACTTCAGTCTTACCTGTCGCAAACCAATGGCTGATGCTCGTCTGAGGAGTGACTGCTTGGGTTTAGAGACACACAAGCTTCTCCGCGGAGTGGCCCCCTTGCATAACGGAGAGTCAGGAGGCAGACGTTTGTCAAACAACTCAGGACACAGGTAACCTCCAAAGGAAACCCGTTTCCTTTTCATCTGTGGTGTGGGCGAGTCGGCCGCCACCTCTCCATATTTGCGTTTTTTGGACGcctctttgaaatgaaaacatgaCTGCACGTCAGTAACAACCAAACATAGGTCAACATAACATGCGTGAATAATTACGGTTATTCGGTTAACACTCCTAACAAATACAAAGACACAATGTAGTATTAAAACATGTATTACCTTTCCCAGAGTTCCTTGGTGATGACCTTCTAAGACCATCCGTTTTGGTAGGAGTCACTGCTTGCTCTTCTTGTTCCTCCGTGGTCACGGCAGGTTCGGCCTCCTTGCTTCTCCGCCTCACGGGCGATTTGGGCTCAACCTCACACGCGCTGAACCTCTGGGGGGGTGTACGGCTTCTCTTCTGGGGTGAAGTTGCTTCAGAGTTGGCAGCATTTTCAGCTTCTCCAACTGAAGGTCTGGCCATCTCAGCAGAAGGAACCTGGAAGGACCTCCTCTGCTTCTTCACAGACTTTGGGGTCCCGTTACTTACATTTTCAGCCTCCCCCTTAGTTTCGTCAGCTACAGGAGAGACTTTAGCTTCCTCCTTCTTTGGAGTGCTTTTGTCTTCTGTTGAAAGGACAGGTTTTCCATCATTTTTCCTCACTGAACCCGGTTTTGGAGTGCAAAACCTTGAGGTAGGTGTTTGAAGCACACTGGCAGAAGACTTCCGAGGGGTCTTGACATCCAGAGACTTTTTGATCATTTGATACAGATCGTTGAAGGGGGAGGCGGTCTTGCTTTGCAGCAGGCCATCGCCCTCCTTGGTCTCCACCTCCACAGTTTTCTCCAGGGGTCGCTGGATGTTGTCATGGTTAGTTCCATCTTTCAGATGAGGGtctaaaaatgtacaaaaaaataaataaatttggcATTAAGAGGCTTGTACAATTGATAGcataaatacaattaaaacaaGTGTTAGACTAGAGAGCGGAGAAAAACTACAGACACTAAATTAGAGCTTTGATTgggcccaaaaaaaatcttgcctgaccctacccgagcccgtgcacgttgcgtccgagcccggcccaacACATTAACTGCAATTACAAGCCCGATTTAAAGCAGAGAATTTTTTAAATACGCTATAACTGACGTTCTAaactacaattctgagttgtttgaactacagaaatctgtttagaatcaTCTTAATGAATACCGGTAATGCAagaaggacgaagcatgtaaactgcgctgtttgtttattcagaatggaatggatcgcaaatggatccgaatgaagaaacttaaaaaaaaaaaaaaaaaaaaacttgaccctagctccctcagccgaatagtgtgggtaacagatcaaggcaacaacataatcaaagccctggaccatataggagactttcttgtctcgatcacctaattggccgacaacagtgctgcagatgggggagacgcgatgtagcacagtttacctcacactcaagtcagtgcaggacatagcCTACACCCAGAGCTGCGGGAGAAGCATAGCTtgctccccaccgaataaggctaataaagtaatgatttaaaaaaaaaaaaaaattcttgttgAAGGGCCCGGCACGATCATAGCAGCATAAAATGTCGGCCCGgccagagaatctaaactctacactAAATCCCTTTCAACGGAACAGATGGGGGACAGGGAGTTAGAGTGGGGgtgcaaaaacatgttttactgaTCTGTGAAATGATTTATAGAGCTAGAAATGAAGCAGATATGAAATGAATATGAAAGATAGCAATCTCAAATTGCCAATTCAAAAGAACCCCCATCACACAAACTCACCGGCGGTAACTTCAGAGAtccttttttctcctgtttcGGTGGCGACAGTGGCCCCCACTTGCTGATCTTGAAGAACCTAGACGTGAAGCACTTTCATTAAAACATTTCTAAGATAATCAAATTCATTAGAGCAGTGTAGGCAAATTCAAGACATTGGGAAGGCTGCAATGCGCGAGGGATAAATAAGAAATGATGAGTAAATTACTTTGAGGGTTTCAGTTTTGCCTCCTTTGGAAGACCTCTTCTTTGGTGTGGGTGGTGGAGGGTACTCAAACCTGAAATGACAATTAACAAAATGTAAGTAAGACCTCATTTACATCCGCCAATAAAAATGGTAATGAAAAACTTCCATTGCATCCGGTATATGTGCCCTTTAAATGCATTATGCTGGTACTTAGAGTAGATTTCACGTCCCTATTAATGTGCTCTAAAGCACAGGTAAATATGAGGAGAGGTGAGGCCCTTAATAAAAACACACGGCTCTTCAGAAACCTTTGGGTGATATCAAGGAGACTATGTCCATATCttgtacagtctatggtcaaaAGTGATGAATCCCTGGTGACTATGGAGGGCAAAAGTCTGAGGCAACAAAATGTTGCCTTCATACTCACCTAAAAGAACGGTCAATAACAGTTATCACATCTCCATGCTTCAAACGCTCAGACTGCCGCAAAGCCTCTCCGTTCACAAGAGTTGGAGTCACTGAGCTCAAATTTGTCAAAATGACCTGGTGAGAGAAAACATAATCACCTCAAACAGTCTGTTAAAGTAGCTCAAAGTAGAAAGCCAGTGTCAGCtagacttttacttttatcttgGACAAGATTTCCCACAGTGAATCCACAATGATTTAAGCAatgacactttttttcttttctttttaagtatCTACAAAATTAACATAGAAATGATCAAAACATGAATACATAATGTGACTATTCAATAACAATTCCTCATTATCCCAGATATTCATTAAGTTAAACCACTGACAAGTTAATGTGATCATGTTTAAAAGGTTTTGTTGTTACCTCTTTATTTTCATTCAAGTCAATTCTACAATGCTCCTTGGAGACTTGAGGAAGCTGAATACGAATATCGCAGTCAGGCCTCCTGTTAAGACCACAAAGAAACAAATGAGTCAACAAAAGAGACATGTTAGTTGGAATGTATCTAGGTTTacactactggtcaaaagtttggggtcactcagaaatttccattccactccattacagacagaataccagctgattgtttaaccagggcagcagttttcagattacattatgtgcttacataattgcagaagggttctccaatgttttctctttaaaatgatatcagattagtaaacagaatgtgcctttggaacattggatgaatggttgctgataatgggcaatgtagaaattgcattaaagatcagccacttctttctacaacagtcgagaacccttttgcaattatgtaagcacataatgtaa encodes:
- the mki67 gene encoding proliferation marker protein Ki-67 isoform X9, whose amino-acid sequence is MPLHGKIVVIKRSGGDGTEFPLISTCLIGRRPDCDIRIQLPQVSKEHCRIDLNENKEVILTNLSSVTPTLVNGEALRQSERLKHGDVITVIDRSFRFEYPPPPTPKKRSSKGGKTETLKVLQDQQVGATVATETGEKRISEVTADPHLKDGTNHDNIQRPLEKTVEVETKEGDGLLQSKTASPFNDLYQMIKKSLDVKTPRKSSASVLQTPTSRFCTPKPGSVRKNDGKPVLSTEDKSTPKKEEAKVSPVADETKGEAENVSNGTPKSVKKQRRSFQVPSAEMARPSVGEAENAANSEATSPQKRSRTPPQRFSACEVEPKSPVRRRSKEAEPAVTTEEQEEQAVTPTKTDGLRRSSPRNSGKEASKKRKYGEVAADSPTPQMKRKRVSFGGYLCPELFDKRLPPDSPLCKGATPRRSLCVSKPKQSLLRRASAIGLRQEFEEEHPDSPNVRSPAKMRTPSPKSSKKSPKAMTPSPKAAPPAKKSPKSKSPSPARGRSPTVGVTPGVQTPLIQGRFSVSHISTPSPVAEDAVTDQVPLVTVTPKVPLRRKSMSRETPSTAKSAVKVMRRRSGISRASLKVKNSWADIVRFGPAKPQVAIPAKKMVTKKATKKTVSKPQTPARKLKDHVSTGHADSPVTIVVGRAHKQKALHPTGAAPRLVTNISLLKKNMKMDEDLSGISEMLKTPANERKRRSVIGENDATKTPVGGLATSMVEPSVLNTPEEPGEMMVSPLSVSSTVKDSRYNTEAVQRLLNDDQESSIVSDTPAFEIHSDDFSEQQCADLKTTSVTTPKQKPDVPECLTGVKRIMKTPRQKAEPVEDIRGKILKTPKQKPEQQECLTGVKRMMTTPRQETEPVEDIRVELLTTPKQKPEQQQCLSGVKSICKTPQQEAEPLEDVHGKLLQTPKALEAGDASLDGVEQTVETPAHMQESEDLSEMTDMKTPNVKSSSLVPPREKAKPVEENSGIKRLVKTPRQSHSAPEEDFGGLQELMEEPLAEPTGQLETNEVEDQTAPDCDEDVAKEADANEVVVDDHMEEVPSGHNDNESSDAVETISQAAVDENISEEQPTVDAVDEILPEEQPTVDAADEKISGEQPTVDAVDEILPEEQPTVDAVDEILPVEQPTVDAADEKISGEQPTVDTVDEILPEEQPTIDAADEILPVEQPTVDAADEKISGEQPTVDTVDEILPEEQPTVDAADEKISGEQPTVDANEVCSDQLELVLSGSDENQEQPTVETATGKVTELDTTATEAEHEKKSVRGRRAKTAEDKREAAEQSEDPVVLAPVRGRRGKKTEAAAPPAVKQTTRGRNAKPQEDKDVELTMEKSASLPPKVALKPRRGRNAKTASDDQPEMGPEKAVETTLVTEIPTEAVSDQTPMKENDSAPPAEEAVLKPVRGRKTKPTPVDPPQPETNEVVINEPLTADAQPPKSIPTLGKSRRGRQTKPDAVERNEVMEDTVVAVETKQQSQPPVRAKRGRNAKQEEEKLESTSVETATSQEPAKKLRRTRKAEQDVEPREVQAIEMVIPEKAEAPLVAEPVPMDEQATVAAKPRRGGRKAKQDPELETPAESTEVQEVPAVNSTDKLKRGRRGKQVTEEVGVTAVVSEEKPDRELEAEEKTIAEPDTPVIKPSRARGVKTSVKNEVSQAIPAKRARRGAAPPLDESSAESTEPAPTSVEPAKRGRRAAAKPTADDATVTGEQPNPAEDSSNAVMEDTKMSKRSVRWKADLEVFDISKVTPVKAVRGRKPKLAVQVDTESKNVSKDANETEEDLSGKVVEAQPVKRARRGAKVADVTTEAESTPTVKSVEADTQPKTRRGRIAKK
- the mki67 gene encoding proliferation marker protein Ki-67 isoform X4, which gives rise to MPLHGKIVVIKRSGGDGTEFPLISTCLIGRRPDCDIRIQLPQVSKEHCRIDLNENKEVILTNLSSVTPTLVNGEALRQSERLKHGDVITVIDRSFRFEYPPPPTPKKRSSKGGKTETLKVLQDQQVGATVATETGEKRISEVTADPHLKDGTNHDNIQRPLEKTVEVETKEGDGLLQSKTASPFNDLYQMIKKSLDVKTPRKSSASVLQTPTSRFCTPKPGSVRKNDGKPVLSTEDKSTPKKEEAKVSPVADETKGEAENVSNGTPKSVKKQRRSFQVPSAEMARPSVGEAENAANSEATSPQKRSRTPPQRFSACEVEPKSPVRRRSKEAEPAVTTEEQEEQAVTPTKTDGLRRSSPRNSGKEASKKRKYGEVAADSPTPQMKRKRVSFGGYLCPELFDKRLPPDSPLCKGATPRRSLCVSKPKQSLLRRASAIGLRQEFEEEHPDSPNVRSPAKMRTPSPKSSKKSPKAMTPSPKAAPPAKKSPKSKSPSPAGVQTPLIQGRFSVSHISTPSPVAEDAVTDQVPLVTVTPKVPLRRKSMSRETPSTAKSAVKVMRRRSGISRASLKVKNSWADIVRFGPAKPQVAIPAKKMVTKKATKKTVSKPQTPARKLKDHVSTGHADSPVTIVVGRAHKQKALHPTGAAPRLVTNISLLKKNMKMDEDLSGISEMLKTPANERKRRSVIGENDATKTPVGGLATSMVEPSVLNTPEEPGEMMVSPLSVSSTVKDSRYNTEAVQRLLNDDQESSIVSDTPAFEIHSDDFSEQQCADLKTTSVTTPKQKPDVPECLTGVKRIMKTPRQKAEPVEDIRGKILKTPKQKPEQQECLTGVKRMMTTPRQETEPVEDIRVELLTTPKQKPEQQQCLSGVKSICKTPQQEAEPLEDVHGKLLQTPKALEAGDASLDGVEQTVETPAHMQESEDLSEMTDMKTPNVKSSSLVPPREKAKPVEENSGIKRLVKTPRQSHSAPEEDFGGLQELMEEPLAEPTGQLETNEVEDQTAPDCDEDVAKEADANEVVVDDHMEEVPSGHNDNESSDAVETISQAAVDENISEEQPTVDAVDEILPEEQPTVDAADEKISGEQPTVDAVDEILPEEQPTVDAVDEILPVEQPTVDAADEKISGEQPTVDTVDEILPEEQPTIDAADEILPVEQPTVDAADEKISGEQPTVDTVDEILPEEQPTVDAADEKISGEQPTVDTVDEILPEEQPTVETATGKVTEMDTTATEAEHEKKSIRGRRAKTAEDKRQAAEQSEDPVVLAPVRGRRGKKTEAAAPPAVKQTRGRNAKPQEDRDVELTMEKSASLPPKVALKPRRGRNAKTASDDQPEMVQEVAPEIEQNPPVDVDQAAHDSAAPLEKAVLKPKRGRKTKQPDPPVPEQEDVPSTHSDGVPQADKANADANEVCSDQLELVLSGSDENQEQPTVETATGKVTELDTTATEAEHEKKSVRGRRAKTAEDKREAAEQSEDPVVLAPVRGRRGKKTEAAAPPAVKQTTRGRNAKPQEDKDVELTMEKSASLPPKVALKPRRGRNAKTASDDQPEMGPEKAVETTLVTEIPTEAVSDQTPMKENDSAPPAEEAVLKPVRGRKTKPTPVDPPQPETNEVVINEPLTADAQPPKSIPTLGKSRRGRQTKPDAVERNEVMEDTVVAVETKQQSQPPVRAKRGRNAKQEEEKLESTSVETATSQEPAKKLRRTRKAEQDVEPREVQAIEMVIPEKAEAPLVAEPVPMDEQATVAAKPRRGGRKAKQDPELETPAESTEVQEVPAVNSTDKLKRGRRGKQVTEEVGVTAVVSEEKPDRELEAEEKTIAEPDTPVIKPSRARGVKTSVKNEVSQAIPAKRARRGAAPPLDESSAESTEPAPTSVEPAKRGRRAAAKPTADDATVTGEQPNPAEDSSNAVMEDTKMSKRSVRWKADLEVFDISKVTPVKAVRGRKPKLAVQVDTESKNVSKDANETEEDLSGKVVEAQPVKRARRGAKVADVTTEAESTPTVKSVEADTQPKTRRGRIAKK